A DNA window from Ensifer sp. WSM1721 contains the following coding sequences:
- a CDS encoding DUF4168 domain-containing protein, giving the protein MITRYALVASLAVAASTLTAIGPASALEVAQAQQPAQAQPDASGANTPISEQKIEAFAVAYLQVDKVRQEYSAKIGATTDANAKAKLEAEASQQMVKAVEASPNMSVEEYTTILKAAQNDPALAKKVQEKLQTPAPSQQ; this is encoded by the coding sequence ATGATCACTCGTTACGCACTCGTCGCATCGCTGGCCGTTGCAGCCTCCACGCTTACGGCTATCGGACCGGCTTCGGCGCTGGAGGTCGCGCAGGCGCAACAGCCGGCGCAGGCGCAGCCCGACGCGAGCGGCGCGAACACCCCCATCAGCGAGCAGAAGATCGAAGCCTTTGCCGTTGCCTATCTTCAGGTAGACAAGGTCAGGCAGGAATATTCCGCCAAGATCGGAGCGACCACGGACGCGAACGCCAAGGCAAAGCTCGAAGCCGAAGCGAGCCAGCAGATGGTCAAGGCAGTCGAAGCCTCGCCGAACATGTCGGTCGAGGAATATACTACAATCTTGAAGGCCGCGCAGAACGACCCGGCGCTGGCCAAGAAAGTCCAGGAAAAGCTTCAGACGCCCGCGCCGTCGCAGCAGTAA
- a CDS encoding class I SAM-dependent methyltransferase, whose product MSDVATRPNYDLRDEIKAYWSARATTFDLSPGHEIFSEEERAAWHRLFLRHLGEGAGRSALDLASGTGVVSHLLDDLGFRVTGLDWAEPMLELARRKAKARGRNISFRIGDAENTMEPDGHYDVVVNRHLVWTLVAPAAAFKEWLRVLKPGGRLLIVDGDFVNTNRLERFFSALNTWGQRLGLLKPDAPSLSHEMMNTHRSILSRVHFSHGARADAVIDLLRAAGFVDIEVDTDLHDIHRTQAKNCNFFKGLARRSQHRYAIAASKPKEAA is encoded by the coding sequence ATGAGCGACGTGGCAACGCGGCCGAACTACGATCTTCGTGACGAAATCAAAGCCTATTGGTCCGCGCGTGCCACCACTTTCGATCTTTCGCCGGGGCACGAGATCTTCTCGGAGGAAGAACGCGCCGCCTGGCATCGGCTCTTCTTGCGTCATCTCGGCGAGGGCGCTGGACGCTCGGCGCTCGATCTTGCAAGTGGAACCGGGGTCGTCTCGCACCTGCTTGACGATCTCGGCTTCAGGGTCACCGGCCTCGACTGGGCCGAGCCGATGCTCGAACTCGCGCGGCGCAAGGCAAAGGCGCGTGGGCGCAATATCTCCTTCCGCATCGGCGACGCGGAGAACACGATGGAGCCGGACGGCCACTACGATGTCGTGGTCAACCGGCACCTGGTCTGGACGCTCGTCGCCCCGGCCGCGGCTTTCAAGGAATGGCTACGCGTGCTCAAGCCCGGCGGCAGGCTGCTGATCGTCGATGGCGATTTCGTCAATACGAACCGGCTGGAACGGTTCTTCTCGGCACTCAATACCTGGGGCCAGCGTCTCGGCCTTCTCAAGCCCGACGCACCGTCGCTTTCGCACGAGATGATGAACACGCACCGCAGTATTCTTTCCCGCGTCCACTTTTCGCATGGAGCACGCGCCGACGCCGTGATCGACCTGCTTCGAGCGGCCGGTTTCGTCGACATAGAGGTCGACACCGATCTCCACGACATACACCGGACGCAGGCAAAGAACTGCAATTTTTTCAAGGGGCTCGCCCGCAGAAGCCAGCATCGCTATGCGATTGCCGCAAGCAAGCCGAAGGAAGCCGCCTGA
- a CDS encoding ABC transporter substrate-binding protein, translating to MRLFNKVAAAAAGLCVLISTTALADTVKVKDVTGREVEVDVPVKHVILGEGRQIYFVGALDKDEPFKRVVGWRDDLAKADPETYAAYLAEFPEIAKLPTFGGMKDGTFDIEQAVALKPDVMLMNIDAKTATEEAGYIEKLEKVGIPLVYVDFREKPMENTEPSMRLIGKLFGKEEKAEEFIKFRADSIAKVTDVLAKANPKKPLVFVERAGGYSDDCCMSFGNENFGKMVEFAGGANMAKGIIPGTFGTVNPEQIIASNPDQIIVTGGNWEGYVPGGNWVGVGYGADEKEALRKLENLTKRPAFTGVKAVKEGNVHAIWHQFYNNPYQFVAIQQIAKWLHPDLFKDLEPETTFKELHERFLPLPYKSGYFVSLNVGQ from the coding sequence ATGAGGCTTTTCAACAAGGTGGCTGCTGCTGCCGCGGGTCTTTGCGTGCTTATTTCGACGACGGCGCTCGCCGACACCGTGAAGGTGAAAGACGTCACCGGTCGCGAGGTCGAGGTCGACGTGCCGGTGAAGCATGTGATCCTCGGCGAGGGCCGCCAGATCTATTTCGTCGGTGCCCTGGATAAAGACGAGCCTTTCAAGCGCGTCGTCGGCTGGCGCGACGATCTCGCAAAGGCAGACCCCGAAACCTACGCCGCCTACCTCGCCGAATTTCCCGAGATTGCCAAGCTGCCGACCTTTGGCGGCATGAAGGACGGGACCTTCGATATCGAGCAGGCCGTGGCGCTGAAGCCCGACGTCATGCTGATGAACATCGACGCCAAGACGGCGACGGAAGAAGCGGGCTACATCGAGAAGCTCGAGAAGGTCGGCATTCCGCTCGTCTATGTCGACTTTCGCGAAAAGCCGATGGAGAACACCGAACCGAGCATGCGCCTCATAGGCAAGCTCTTCGGCAAGGAGGAAAAGGCGGAGGAATTCATCAAATTCCGCGCCGACAGCATCGCCAAAGTGACCGACGTGCTGGCGAAAGCCAATCCGAAGAAGCCGCTCGTCTTCGTCGAGCGCGCCGGCGGCTATTCTGACGATTGCTGCATGTCCTTCGGCAACGAGAATTTCGGCAAGATGGTCGAGTTTGCCGGCGGCGCGAACATGGCGAAGGGCATCATTCCGGGCACCTTCGGCACGGTTAATCCGGAGCAGATCATTGCTTCCAATCCCGACCAGATCATCGTGACCGGCGGCAACTGGGAAGGTTATGTCCCGGGCGGAAACTGGGTCGGTGTCGGCTATGGCGCGGATGAGAAGGAAGCGCTGCGCAAGCTCGAAAACCTGACCAAGCGCCCGGCTTTCACCGGTGTGAAGGCCGTCAAGGAAGGCAACGTCCACGCCATCTGGCACCAGTTCTACAACAACCCCTACCAGTTCGTGGCCATCCAGCAGATCGCCAAATGGCTGCATCCCGATCTCTTCAAGGATCTCGAGCCGGAGACAACGTTCAAGGAACTGCACGAGCGCTTCCTGCCGCTGCCTTACAAGAGCGGTTACTTCGTTTCGTTGAATGTGGGCCAATAA
- a CDS encoding ABC transporter substrate-binding protein, producing the protein MPILKTVLLALAAAAMAAASAFAAEITDVTGRKVELELPAKRILLGEARQIHVAAALKGEHVFDTIVGWRDDLIKKDPDSYAGYLERFPAVKKLPRFGYIPSGDFSLEAAIALKPDVLTLNLEAQKAVEEAGFIEKAGAAGIAVVYLDFRVDPAKNSEKSIEILGQLFGAETRAKEFIDYRRAQIALVTDRLAKAGAIERPKVFIERSPGITGETACCRTFGPANFSDMVEKAGGHNIGSDVITATFGDLNPEQLVVANPDHVIVTGSNWSAESDLNQFVAVGRGADPTAAREKLRGLMQRPAFASLDAVKAGRVHAAWHQFYGAPYEFVPIQQFAKWFHPDLFADIDPDRTFREFHEKFLPVAYRPGYFVSLSDGGE; encoded by the coding sequence ATGCCGATCCTCAAGACCGTCCTTTTGGCACTCGCTGCCGCGGCCATGGCCGCGGCTTCGGCGTTTGCGGCGGAAATCACCGATGTCACCGGCCGCAAGGTGGAGCTTGAGCTGCCCGCCAAGCGGATATTGCTCGGCGAGGCGCGTCAGATTCATGTCGCCGCGGCGCTCAAGGGCGAACATGTCTTCGACACGATCGTCGGCTGGCGCGACGATCTGATCAAGAAGGATCCGGATTCCTATGCCGGTTACTTGGAGCGGTTTCCCGCGGTCAAGAAGCTGCCGCGCTTCGGCTACATCCCGAGCGGCGATTTCAGCCTGGAAGCGGCGATCGCGCTCAAACCCGACGTGCTGACGTTGAACCTCGAAGCTCAGAAGGCTGTCGAGGAAGCAGGTTTCATCGAGAAGGCGGGAGCCGCAGGCATCGCCGTCGTCTATCTCGACTTCCGTGTGGATCCCGCGAAGAACAGCGAGAAATCCATCGAGATACTCGGACAGCTCTTCGGCGCCGAGACGCGGGCGAAGGAGTTCATCGACTATCGGCGCGCCCAAATCGCGCTCGTGACCGACCGGCTCGCCAAAGCCGGTGCGATCGAGCGGCCGAAGGTCTTCATCGAGCGCTCGCCCGGCATCACCGGCGAAACGGCCTGCTGCCGGACCTTCGGCCCGGCGAATTTCAGCGACATGGTGGAAAAGGCTGGCGGCCACAATATCGGCTCCGACGTGATCACAGCGACGTTCGGTGATCTCAATCCCGAACAGCTCGTGGTCGCCAATCCGGATCATGTCATCGTGACAGGCAGCAACTGGTCGGCCGAATCCGATCTCAATCAGTTCGTAGCAGTCGGCCGCGGCGCCGATCCCACGGCGGCCCGGGAGAAATTGAGAGGCTTGATGCAGCGTCCGGCCTTTGCCAGCCTCGATGCGGTGAAGGCGGGCAGGGTCCACGCCGCCTGGCATCAGTTCTATGGCGCACCCTACGAGTTCGTTCCGATCCAGCAGTTCGCCAAGTGGTTCCACCCGGACCTCTTCGCCGATATTGATCCGGACCGGACCTTCCGCGAATTCCATGAGAAATTCCTCCCGGTCGCCTATCGGCCCGGCTATTTCGTCTCGCTTTCGGATGGGGGTGAATGA
- a CDS encoding iron ABC transporter permease, which yields MMVAISDGVAGLEGRGRYRALVARRVLLLSGLLVALFLSVAVDMALGPANYPLSDVLTALFRAESVGDQLRVVIWDIRMPIALMAVTVGASLSVAGAQMQTILANPLASPFTLGISAAAGFGAALGLVAGVAVFPVAVQYMVPLNAFLMAMVAALFIHFASTMRGVTVETIVLLGIALVFTFNAALSLLEYLASEQALAAVVFWTMGSLTKATWPKLWITGAVLVVAVPLFARHAWALTALRLGDDKAASFGINVRRLRLETMLTVSLLSAIPVSFVGTIGFVGLVGPHIARMLVGEDQRFFLPASVLCGALLLSVTSVVSKMLIPGAVLPIGIITALVGVPFFFVLIFTNRRRSW from the coding sequence ATGATGGTGGCGATCTCAGATGGAGTCGCCGGTCTCGAAGGACGCGGACGCTACCGCGCGCTCGTTGCGCGCCGCGTGCTCCTGCTCTCCGGCCTTCTCGTGGCACTGTTTCTTTCCGTCGCCGTCGACATGGCACTCGGACCTGCCAACTATCCGCTCTCAGACGTGCTGACGGCGTTGTTTCGGGCCGAGAGCGTCGGCGATCAGCTTCGCGTCGTTATCTGGGATATCCGCATGCCGATCGCGCTGATGGCGGTGACCGTCGGCGCGTCGCTCTCTGTCGCGGGCGCGCAGATGCAGACGATCCTCGCCAACCCGCTCGCAAGCCCCTTCACGCTCGGCATTTCGGCCGCTGCCGGCTTCGGCGCGGCACTCGGCCTCGTTGCGGGCGTGGCGGTCTTTCCGGTGGCGGTTCAATACATGGTGCCGCTCAACGCCTTCCTGATGGCGATGGTCGCGGCGCTCTTCATCCATTTCGCCTCGACGATGCGCGGCGTTACCGTGGAGACGATCGTGCTTCTCGGCATTGCGCTTGTCTTCACCTTCAACGCGGCGCTGTCGCTGCTCGAATACCTCGCCTCCGAGCAGGCGCTCGCGGCGGTGGTGTTCTGGACCATGGGCAGCCTCACCAAGGCGACCTGGCCGAAGCTCTGGATAACCGGGGCAGTGCTCGTCGTCGCCGTGCCGCTTTTCGCGCGGCATGCCTGGGCTCTGACGGCGCTCCGGCTCGGTGACGACAAGGCGGCGAGCTTTGGCATCAATGTCCGCCGGCTGCGGCTCGAAACCATGCTGACGGTCAGCCTGCTCTCGGCGATCCCCGTCTCCTTCGTAGGCACGATCGGCTTCGTCGGTCTCGTCGGGCCGCACATCGCCCGCATGCTGGTGGGCGAAGACCAGCGCTTCTTCCTACCGGCCTCCGTCCTCTGCGGTGCGCTCCTGCTCTCGGTCACCTCCGTCGTCAGCAAGATGCTCATTCCGGGGGCGGTGCTGCCGATCGGCATTATCACGGCGCTCGTCGGCGTCCCCTTCTTCTTCGTGCTGATTTTCACCAACAGGAGGCGCTCATGGTAG
- a CDS encoding ABC transporter ATP-binding protein produces MVGLALKDVGATYGRRIVLSDINTGTLSGGRLTAVIGPNAAGKSTLFKRIAGLAAGPGLVHLSDTAKGQEAICYMPQDTGANAVLTVYESVLLSAKQGSGWKVKDGELAEIDRVLAALRINDLAFRGLGELSGGQRQLVSIAQALVRKPEVLLMDEPTSALDLFRQIEVLSFMKRLAAQSGMAVLIALHDLNHALRYCDDTIVISNGSVIASGPTHSVITAEMLKSVYRVEARVEACSLGRPVIIVDDSISLG; encoded by the coding sequence ATGGTAGGCCTCGCACTCAAGGATGTCGGCGCGACCTATGGCCGCCGCATCGTGCTGTCCGACATCAATACGGGCACATTGAGCGGCGGTCGCTTGACTGCCGTCATCGGCCCCAATGCAGCCGGAAAATCGACGCTCTTCAAACGTATCGCCGGCCTCGCCGCCGGTCCCGGCCTCGTCCATCTTTCCGATACAGCGAAAGGGCAGGAAGCGATCTGCTACATGCCGCAGGATACCGGCGCCAATGCCGTCTTGACGGTCTACGAGTCGGTCCTGCTCTCGGCAAAGCAGGGCTCCGGGTGGAAGGTGAAGGACGGGGAGCTCGCCGAGATCGATCGGGTGCTCGCGGCGCTCAGGATCAATGATCTCGCCTTCCGCGGGCTCGGCGAGCTTTCCGGCGGGCAGCGCCAGCTCGTGTCGATCGCCCAGGCGCTGGTGCGCAAGCCGGAAGTCCTCCTCATGGACGAGCCGACCTCGGCGCTGGACCTCTTCCGCCAGATCGAGGTCCTCAGCTTCATGAAGCGCCTCGCAGCACAATCCGGCATGGCCGTGCTGATCGCGCTCCACGACCTCAATCACGCACTCCGCTATTGCGACGACACGATCGTGATCAGCAACGGTTCAGTGATCGCAAGCGGGCCGACGCACAGCGTGATCACCGCGGAGATGCTGAAATCCGTCTACCGCGTCGAAGCGCGCGTCGAGGCCTGCTCGCTCGGCCGTCCGGTCATCATCGTCGACGATTCCATCTCACTCGGGTGA
- a CDS encoding Rrf2 family transcriptional regulator: MLTKKGKYGLKAMVDLAQLQPGETAFITDIAVRNNLPKKFLDTIMLELRNAGFLRSKKGPGGGYSLARPASEIRVGQVIRTLDGPLAPIRCASRTAYEVCDDCSDPQTCHVRRSMIVVRDAMAGILDNMTLEQFAASEQENVVAPLLSEAG; encoded by the coding sequence ATGCTGACAAAAAAAGGAAAATACGGTCTGAAGGCGATGGTGGACCTCGCCCAGCTTCAGCCGGGCGAAACGGCCTTCATCACCGATATCGCCGTTCGCAACAACTTGCCGAAAAAGTTCCTCGACACGATCATGCTGGAACTTAGAAATGCCGGCTTTCTTCGCTCGAAAAAAGGGCCCGGTGGTGGCTATTCGCTGGCGCGACCCGCATCGGAGATCCGCGTCGGCCAGGTGATCCGCACACTGGACGGCCCGCTGGCTCCGATCCGCTGCGCGAGCCGCACGGCCTATGAAGTCTGCGACGACTGTTCGGATCCGCAAACCTGTCATGTGCGCCGGTCGATGATCGTGGTGCGCGATGCCATGGCCGGCATTCTCGACAACATGACGCTCGAGCAGTTCGCGGCAAGCGAGCAAGAGAATGTCGTCGCACCGCTTCTCAGCGAAGCGGGTTAG
- a CDS encoding SfnB family sulfur acquisition oxidoreductase, translating into MGTISQFAEKARPPAHRIESEEEALSIAKDLAAELAEGASERDLERVLPYEELDRLAQSGLLAISIPSEHDGIDVSNAVLAEVTAILAEADSSIGLIPQEHFYILEALRQHGSEEQKQFFFGRALAGDRFCCALSETETSAAGHYETRITEDGAGYRINGRKEHSTGVLFADWIAVFALDAAGRIALSIVPCVTEGIQIIDDWDSFGQRVTGTGTAVLQNVHVNADAVIRHHPERPTTIDAVGQIIHAGVDLGIARAAFRETIHFVRYHARPSPGSGAEQATEDPLAITELGKIAIRLEAATALIEHAGRKVDAAQVDPTEEHAVAASLAVAAAKVVTSEVALEAANTLFELAGTAATRVALNLDRYWRNARTHTLHDPLRWKYHAVGNYHVNGTKPPRNGAL; encoded by the coding sequence ATGGGAACGATCTCGCAGTTCGCCGAGAAAGCCAGGCCGCCGGCGCACCGGATCGAGAGCGAGGAAGAGGCCCTCTCGATTGCAAAGGATCTGGCGGCGGAGCTCGCCGAGGGCGCCAGCGAGCGCGACCTCGAGCGGGTCCTTCCCTATGAGGAACTCGACCGGCTTGCGCAATCGGGACTGCTGGCGATCAGTATTCCTTCGGAACACGACGGCATCGACGTCTCGAACGCTGTGCTTGCCGAAGTGACGGCGATCCTGGCCGAGGCGGACAGTTCGATCGGGCTGATCCCGCAAGAGCACTTCTACATCCTGGAAGCGTTACGCCAGCATGGGAGCGAGGAACAGAAACAGTTCTTCTTTGGCCGGGCGCTCGCCGGCGACCGCTTCTGCTGTGCGCTTTCGGAGACCGAGACCAGTGCAGCCGGTCACTACGAGACCCGCATCACAGAAGATGGCGCCGGCTACCGCATCAATGGCCGCAAGGAACATTCGACCGGCGTTCTCTTTGCCGATTGGATCGCCGTCTTCGCGCTCGACGCGGCCGGCCGGATCGCCTTGTCCATCGTTCCTTGCGTGACGGAAGGCATCCAGATCATCGACGACTGGGATAGTTTCGGACAGCGCGTCACCGGTACCGGCACCGCGGTCCTGCAGAACGTCCATGTGAATGCGGACGCCGTCATCCGGCACCACCCCGAGCGGCCGACGACCATCGACGCCGTCGGCCAGATCATCCACGCGGGCGTCGATCTCGGCATCGCCCGAGCCGCCTTCCGCGAGACCATCCACTTCGTCCGCTACCACGCGCGCCCCTCGCCAGGGAGCGGTGCGGAGCAGGCAACGGAAGATCCGTTGGCGATCACCGAGCTCGGCAAGATCGCCATCCGCCTGGAGGCGGCAACCGCCTTGATCGAGCATGCCGGCCGGAAGGTCGACGCCGCCCAGGTCGATCCGACGGAGGAGCACGCGGTCGCAGCCAGCCTCGCGGTTGCCGCCGCCAAGGTGGTCACGAGCGAAGTCGCACTGGAGGCCGCCAACACGCTCTTCGAACTGGCCGGCACCGCCGCGACCAGGGTCGCGCTCAATCTCGACCGCTATTGGCGCAACGCCCGCACCCACACGCTGCATGACCCGCTTCGTTGGAAATACCACGCCGTCGGTAATTACCACGTCAACGGTACCAAGCCGCCGCGCAACGGGGCGCTATGA
- a CDS encoding FAD/NAD(P)-binding protein → MTVLGLFAAKPVTPGSTSKPEIAIIGRGFSGIMMAIALMKSMRMPFHLTMYDPHPAISGGQALSSAQRCEILNSRVRDLSVAPGQPDDFNDWLCANDEFRSAVPAAIPGFRQIFVPKGIFSDYVHQRFSEALARRSDITVKFSHEPILGLRKLANGRFTLVRVGANDTCDIVVLATGFGVRPCDVEVAPDEKPFVRTRRLVDPRHAVLLGSGVRVVDRLFQLRDNGYAGKITLLSRRGFLPQTHTLLAAAPSFPVDPMPSGLRQIVRFVRQACAEAEARGQGWQAAMNGLRRRARSLWQSLSAQEKRQFNRHLRAIYDSHRNRLPAAVHARLQQEFAGGRTVLRRGWAGRRVPEGIMVRWAGQELEELLRADQVIDCRCSAPDLGAPLFQSLFSGGLARTDELGLGLAVSPMGEVLGAGGRTQNLFAIGPLGLGSLPDIDLVPEIVTQTYAAARLVATGKRLALKAG, encoded by the coding sequence ATGACCGTTCTCGGACTGTTTGCGGCGAAGCCGGTGACGCCCGGCTCGACCTCGAAACCGGAGATCGCCATTATCGGCCGCGGATTTTCCGGCATCATGATGGCGATCGCGCTGATGAAGTCAATGCGCATGCCCTTCCATCTCACGATGTACGACCCGCATCCGGCGATCAGCGGGGGGCAGGCGCTTTCTTCGGCGCAGCGCTGCGAGATTTTGAACAGCCGTGTGCGGGATCTCTCGGTTGCGCCCGGCCAGCCCGACGATTTCAACGACTGGCTCTGCGCCAACGACGAGTTCCGCTCCGCGGTTCCGGCGGCGATACCGGGTTTCCGGCAGATTTTTGTGCCGAAAGGTATATTTAGCGACTATGTCCATCAGCGCTTTTCCGAGGCGCTCGCGCGGCGTTCCGATATCACGGTGAAGTTCTCGCACGAGCCGATCCTCGGTCTGCGCAAGCTTGCGAACGGTCGCTTCACCCTCGTCCGCGTAGGCGCGAACGATACCTGCGATATCGTCGTGCTCGCGACGGGTTTTGGCGTACGACCGTGCGATGTCGAGGTTGCGCCGGACGAGAAGCCATTCGTCAGGACGCGGCGGCTCGTCGATCCGCGCCATGCGGTGCTGCTCGGCAGCGGCGTTCGCGTGGTCGACCGACTTTTCCAGCTGCGTGACAACGGCTATGCGGGCAAGATCACGCTGCTTTCGCGTCGCGGCTTCCTGCCACAGACGCACACGCTGCTTGCAGCCGCGCCGAGCTTCCCCGTCGATCCGATGCCCTCCGGCCTGCGTCAGATCGTGCGCTTCGTCCGCCAGGCCTGCGCCGAGGCGGAGGCAAGGGGGCAGGGTTGGCAGGCGGCGATGAACGGTCTGCGCCGCCGGGCGCGCTCGCTCTGGCAATCCCTCTCGGCGCAGGAGAAGCGACAGTTCAATCGCCACCTGCGCGCCATCTACGACAGTCATCGAAACCGGTTGCCGGCGGCGGTGCACGCCCGGCTGCAGCAGGAGTTCGCCGGCGGGCGAACCGTACTTCGCCGCGGCTGGGCGGGGCGGCGCGTTCCGGAAGGGATCATGGTGCGCTGGGCAGGCCAGGAGCTCGAGGAATTGCTGCGCGCCGACCAGGTGATCGACTGCCGTTGCTCCGCGCCGGATCTTGGTGCCCCTCTGTTTCAAAGCCTCTTTTCCGGCGGCCTTGCTCGGACCGATGAACTTGGTCTCGGTCTCGCCGTCAGCCCGATGGGCGAAGTTCTGGGGGCCGGCGGCCGCACGCAGAACCTATTCGCGATCGGTCCGTTGGGGCTCGGAAGCCTGCCGGACATAGACCTGGTGCCGGAGATCGTCACGCAGACCTATGCGGCTGCACGGCTAGTCGCAACGGGAAAGCGTCTGGCGCTGAAGGCAGGATGA
- a CDS encoding FAD/NAD(P)-binding protein has protein sequence MTGPHSSVVIIGGGFTGAVVAASLARNRDMDGWRIAVFEPRERLGCGLAYDTADPAHRVNVPAARMSIDPDDDDHFMHWLASRSELRDDAEALASDGHLYPRRRLFGLYVAESVAPFLKTGRVTHLREKVVGVERKGALWEVRGEGGSGIRADVLIVATTHPAPEAPGGIAAALRGHPRYVADTTVSGALEAIRTNDRVLIIGTGLTSADVIASLRTSGHRGPITAFSRRGLRSRGHAGRAQEPYGDFTAKAATTASELLLRVRQEIANAAAEGFSWHAVFDALRAQGGEIWRNLSVAERRRLVRHLRPFWDVHRFRVAPQIDAIIHAGLSAGDIRVLAGSIADIETNSGDIAVTFRQRWSGGTEQWTGDAVVVTTGPAHKNILKSQGWLEALGGSGHLHADAVGLGLACGETSRALDNEGREQDDLFIAGPLARGTFGELMGLPQVNDHAIFVAAQVAGLARARRARAPALSQRASEHTSVS, from the coding sequence ATGACCGGCCCGCACTCTTCTGTCGTCATCATCGGTGGTGGTTTCACCGGCGCCGTGGTCGCGGCTAGCCTGGCGCGCAACCGCGACATGGACGGCTGGCGGATCGCGGTTTTCGAGCCACGCGAAAGGCTCGGCTGCGGCCTTGCCTATGATACGGCGGATCCTGCGCATCGCGTCAACGTTCCGGCTGCGCGCATGAGCATAGATCCGGACGATGACGACCATTTCATGCACTGGCTCGCCTCGCGCAGCGAGCTGCGCGACGACGCCGAAGCACTCGCCTCGGACGGTCACCTCTACCCGCGCCGCCGGCTCTTCGGCCTCTATGTGGCGGAGTCCGTCGCTCCGTTCCTCAAGACGGGGCGCGTCACGCATTTGCGGGAAAAGGTCGTAGGCGTTGAGCGCAAGGGCGCCTTATGGGAAGTCCGCGGCGAGGGCGGCTCCGGGATCCGCGCCGACGTGCTGATCGTCGCGACGACGCATCCCGCCCCCGAGGCACCGGGCGGCATCGCTGCGGCGTTGCGCGGGCACCCCCGCTACGTGGCGGACACGACCGTGTCAGGCGCGCTCGAGGCCATCCGCACAAACGACCGTGTCCTGATCATCGGCACCGGCTTGACCTCCGCCGACGTTATCGCGTCCTTGCGCACAAGCGGGCACAGGGGACCGATCACCGCTTTCTCCCGCCGCGGTCTTCGCTCGCGCGGACATGCGGGCCGGGCGCAGGAGCCCTATGGCGACTTCACCGCCAAAGCCGCCACAACGGCGAGCGAACTCCTTCTCCGCGTCCGCCAGGAGATCGCGAATGCCGCGGCGGAGGGCTTTAGCTGGCACGCCGTCTTCGATGCCCTGCGGGCCCAGGGCGGGGAGATCTGGCGCAATCTGTCGGTTGCGGAGCGGCGGCGGCTCGTGCGCCATCTTCGCCCCTTCTGGGATGTCCACCGCTTTCGCGTCGCCCCGCAGATCGATGCGATCATCCATGCCGGGCTCAGCGCCGGCGACATCCGTGTTCTGGCGGGTTCGATCGCAGATATTGAAACAAACAGCGGCGACATAGCCGTCACCTTCCGGCAACGCTGGTCGGGCGGAACGGAGCAGTGGACTGGCGATGCGGTGGTGGTCACCACAGGCCCCGCGCACAAGAACATCCTGAAAAGCCAAGGCTGGCTCGAAGCGCTTGGCGGCTCCGGTCACCTGCATGCGGACGCGGTCGGCCTCGGCCTTGCCTGTGGCGAGACCAGTAGGGCGCTCGATAACGAGGGCCGGGAGCAGGATGACCTTTTTATCGCCGGGCCGCTCGCTCGCGGGACCTTCGGGGAACTGATGGGGCTGCCGCAGGTCAACGACCACGCCATCTTCGTCGCGGCGCAAGTGGCCGGGCTGGCTCGGGCGCGAAGAGCGCGAGCGCCCGCGCTCTCGCAACGGGCATCGGAGCACACAAGCGTCAGTTAA